GTCTGCTCTTTTGCAACATGTAGTTTCAACTATGAATTCAAGTGAGTGATACATAGTGATACTATGACAGTGTAAACTGAGTAAATTTCTATTGTTCAAGAATGTGTTTCTGTCCTGCAAACATTGTTTCAGTCTTGCACCAGGCAAGACtcttattcttttattttctaaaaacaatgtAGAGAGCAAATCCTGACGTACCCATCACATTTAGTCCAAAACTGAATTTTCTGGCAGCAATTTCATGATGTTTTTAGGTCAATCAGTTTCTGTTGAATCCTCTTGCCAGAGAAATATgctatatttttacataaaaaaagctTATTTTCAGCCCTAGCTATAGATTTGGCTACTCTGCTGATCTTTATGATCATTAAAACCTTCAAATCTAATCCAGTCTACAATCTAATGAATTTATGTAAGTTATAAAGACAATACCACAGCATGGAGCTCCAGTCTGCGGCAGTGTTCACAGTGGTAAGAATCCTGACGGTAGGGGAGGTGTTTAGACATCAGACCCAGGGCAGCGGTGGCAAAAGCAGCACTGATGAGATGCAACACTAGGACACATTTCACCTGCAAATGACAACAGAGTGCGCATGTACAGATGggtaaatacataaacattttatgataaacattttatgatGCTGCATTATGCCTCCATGCAATCATCTGAAGCCTCCCTCCAACCTAAACAAGCTcggatgttgttgttgttgttgtctctgCCCTGTCATCTAAAAGTGCTGTTAGGCACCTAAATGGCGACTGCTGCTTCTTACAATGGCAAGGAAATGGCAGctaatgtaataaaatcttTGTCCTGAACATTCAAAAGTGCTGGATTATAAgtgtgcaaacacagcagtttggttgggtttaatatttcctttttcattaaatacaaaaaaaagagaggttgtttttatatttattcatccGTTTTATGTCAGCATCAATATAACATGTTCAAATACTCCTACAGCAAAATATGGTGGTTCTATGTCATGTTGTGTTTGTACTGGTAAACTTCATCTTATAGTACCATATCATTTAGAAACACAACTCTTATTTGTGTTGGTTGGGATCAGCTCTGCATCACCTAACAGGAGAAACAGTTAAGATCATCAATGGATATTtggtatataatatatatatatatatatatatatatatatatatatatatatatatatatatatatatatatatatatatatatatatatatatatatatatatatatatatatatatatatatatatatatatatatatatatatatatatatatacacaatagTGTAGTCTCTCTCAGTCAAGGGCATATGTGACTTCATTGGGGCCTTTTTTTGCACACCAGCCatttgcacagacacacacacacccatgcatGCAGGCatgcacgcatacacacacacacacacacttaatatgGGAACATTACTTCTACTTTGTCATTTCCTCAAGACTTACCTTAGTCTTAACCATAAGCTTCTTGTGTAAACCTAACTGTACATATTACAGACTGTAATTCACAAAATACCTAATAAACAAATCGGAGCAATAAGACAATAAAACCAATATGAGATTAATATAATAGATCACTACTGTGACGTCCGGAGTGAATTTTGCTCATTGCATATGTCCAATACTGATCTGTAGTATTTAAGATGATCCAGCCTGCTCAGCTCTGACTGCAAGAGATGGACTCACCCAGAACAGAGTAGGCCTCCTCCCACTGTGGACCAACACTGAACCAGACAGAGTCACCTGGTGGGTTACAAAAAACATACTTACACACAGCATTCATCCATCAGTTATATATTAATAAAgcactgatgaaaaaaatgaaaacgcATGAAAATATGCTATGACCGTACTAATCTGGAACTATGCATAGTTtaaccaaaatgttttattgggtGGCTTCTAACTGACCTGTACAACAACAATCAGGAAGAGGGCCACATCTCCAGTAAAGTGGACCTCATGGATCTGGAGCATTGAGGCACTCAGACAAAGTATCAAAGCTCCAATAACAATCTGGATTGCCTGGAAAGAGGTAGACAGAAGAAGTGATTAGATGTTTTCCAAATATGTCATATAGGCTAAAATGGTTCTTTAAATCAGAAAACCCTACACCTGGGTAATATCTCCAAtattttagctcattttcaTGGAGTGTTATGAATCAGGGAATAGCATGTGGTTCATACACTGAATGCTCACCCCAAGAGTCTTGGGCTCCATCTTGAGGTGGGACTGCAATTGGTGCGGAGAGAGAGTCCCCAGCTCAGGCATCGGGTCTTTGTCATTATGAGCCAtcgtgctgctgctgttgaaaaaaaaactctcagaTTTAACAGCACAGTGTGTCAAAAggactgaaagagaaagagctGCTAATGGacaggcaggtgtgtgtgtgtgtgtgtgtgtgtgtgtgtgtgtgtgtgtgtgtgtgtgtgtgtgtgtgtgtgtgtgtgtgtgtgtgtgtgtgtgcgtgtgtgtatatatacagaaTGGCCTGAAGAATACATTAAACAAAGGTGATTGAACATTTTTCCAGCAAATCAGGTTTAATgctttgtacttgtactgtgTATTGTGTACTAGCCCCCACTATTGTCAGAAACTGTGCTGattgtgtatatgtgtcttCGTTTGCAGCTTATCCTCACTGCTCTTCAGAGCCACTAATGGTCAGAAAATTCACATGATAACTCTAATGCAGTAGCCCAGTCAATAATCTGGCCTTCAATTGGTGCATTTACCGTGTACAGCAAGAGCCCACCTGTCAGACACTTTAAGTTTGCCACACATCCTTCAATGCATAGCTGAATAAAGAAAGATGTCAAGACACTAATGATCTTAAGTGAGCTGAGAGATGAAACTGCTACACATCTTCTACCAACAAGGAAATAGGTGCAAATTCTGGGCTGGACCCAGTTCGGAAATTTTTCACAAACCTTTTAAAACCAGGCCACATCATTCCATCACAGCTTTCCCAGCCAGGTAAGATCAGAGCACAACAGCAGTGGCAGGCTACAATGTCTCAAGTGTTGCTCCTGGATTTTTGAACCTACTAAACctcaggtttttctttttggattaGGCAGATGCTTTTAATGGTAGCTACACAGTTTTAGTTGGTCACGCTGCTCATGACAAACCCATGCAGCGCTTCATTGTAGACCAGCAAGATTTCGGCTGAGAGCAGGTTATGCAGCtgttgaaatgcaaaaaaataaaaagtttgtgaTGAGGCATTGGCCCTAAACTGGCCCCTGAACTGCAGGTGGAAAGAGTCTTTGTTAGATGCAGTTGAAAGCTCAGTTAAAGTTACTGATTGGACGTTACACCTCTAATGTGAAACTTGATGGCACAATGGAGTTAGTTTATtccaacagcaaaaaaaataaaaaggctgcaGGAGGCTATTCTAGAACAACAAGACTGATGCTATGACTCCCCAGGTCACTTCTGCTTCGACATTGTCCTCTAACAAAGATGTTACACCAACTGGATGTTCAGGCCACTTAAATGCAATAGAGGGATTGGTATGTTTCCATTATTCAAGTTATTCAAGTAAAGTCGTTATGtgttaggaaaataaaaaatgaaggtTTCTCTCCAACATGCCTTCActggtacatttttaaaagacttaTCAGCACCAAATAAAGACACATGCTGGAGcaataaatatgcaaacaaacTTAATTTCTCTTATGTGTCTCTGTCTAGGCCTAAACCGGAAGGCTGATTTTCAATTCTGACATCCAGTGACACCCTCGTGTCAGCAAACCCAAGGACTTGTGTTGGTGCCACAGTAGACAACTAAAACCAAATCATAAAACCATCATATTGATAATCATGACTTGCAatcagtaattttacttttcaacAGACAAAATCTACACGTTTAAACATATATTTGGATGAATATTATGcagaaacatttagaaacaaCTGACACAGCCCGTCAGAGGACAGCCCCGTGGTCTGCAGGGGAGACGTGAAAGGGACCGCAGGAAGATTTGGCCCAGGTCCAGGAGCGACACAAGACGGGCCTGGATATTTTAGGACGTCCATCCTGTTAGATGATGCTGCGTTCCCACTCAGCTGTGTCCATAACAACTTCTGATTCAACCGAACCGTGGATGCTACGCTCCTTCGGTCACTCTCCGTCTTGTCCCAGGTCACCTGTCCTGGTTTGTGCTGCGGGACAAAAGCTGCGGTGAATAGATCTGATCTTACCTCAGCGCTGGTCTTTGCTTATCCCCTCAGTGAAGGtgctgtcagtgctgtgtgGCTGCTCTGCAGGCTGCAGCAGGGTGTGTTCAGGAGCTGGATTTCACTGCGGCATCACTGATGCTGCGACTTTTCTGTGGACTTGCTCGGTGGTGCAGTTCCCATGCACGACTGCAGTTCGCAGTAGCTTATTACGTAAGCTCAACACATAACGCTGGAAATGACATGTAAGTGATGGGTTTAGACAAAATTGTGACAAACATAAAGCAAATGACAAGTGAGTAATCAGTAgaataaagctttaaaaagtaatttctgaGGTAGATCACCTGAAAAAAGAATTTATTTCATTCAAGTAGTTTGGGTGTGAGCTATACCGAAACTGATGCTACTTAAGTCCTTAAAACTAATTCATATAAATAAGCAGGGGTGTGTGTAGAAACTTACAAAAGGGGGCCAGAATGGGGCACACCCTCAATGAAAGGGGGGCAcattgagaaaatgtttttttcctgaacTAGCAATAATGAAAACCAACTGCTCCCCTTTTTGACTGggccaacatgttctcatcccacagtgtcagatattgaCACTTCCTACAGCatcaaattgtgctgctttgtacgtcctttggcGTATCAGATTGATGCCACAGCTACCCCTTGGCATTACTATTGGATTCTGCAGGAGCACCACAATTTGACACCCTGGGAACTACTGCGTGAGGAATTGACATTGCAGGTACACTTTATATACAGGAACAACTTTATACACAAAATACATTAGAGTTAGAAGAAAAATTGCATTAAAACGGGTACCTTAAGCATCAGCTTGTAACAGAAGGGACTGCACAAAGCAACACTTTTTGGCCTTTGGGAATGAGAATGGGCTTTCTGGGCAACACAAGTAGCACTTGAACCCACAGCAAAGACAACAGCGGATAAGTTTGTAgatcaatatgcaacagatcgCTTTGACTATCAGTGTGTTGCCAACAGCATGAGCTTGTGCTGCAAaatctttcaaatgtttttaaataaaaaatatattcaacaAGTTATCTTAATATGAAGAGGTGCTGAGGACACCACTGAGCAGCGCTATCTAAAAGTTTAAGAGGAAGCTCATCCTACTAACTAATTAGTAAACTTTTTGCAAAAAGAGTATCTTTTGCATCTTCTTATCTATAGTAATTTGATAAAGACTAATACACCAAGGGCTCTGCAGAGGATGCTGGAGCATgaaaagcaaagcagagctgtttaagagcagggagagggaggttGGGTGAGTCAGAGAAGACAGATCCCAAGTCTCAAGAGCCTATTTCACACATGAATTCTAGAGAATTTCAGGAGGATCAGGTTCTGACAGtcaggagtttccctttcagacatgttgCCAACATCGGGAGATGGTCCGTTCGAGATGTGTTCTcgcttgtgaagaaatacttcAGGTAATTGGGCAAGGTGGTACTTGGGAAGGGGGCGgaacatgatgcaaaaacaaagctgtggaaGTGACGGTGTTTGGCTTTGTAATCAGGTCATATACCTCAGAATCTCGTGCTGTTCCTTGTTTTTGCTTGAGAATTTCCAGGTCTGCCAGTACCGACAGAAGTTCATGAATACTCACACTCATTGAAAGATTTTTCGACTTCATGAAATTTTGTCAGTGACAAACTGGCTCTAAACATATGGCTGTTCTAAATTGAGAGAGTAGGTTGTGTAATTTACTTTGGCTCTCGAGGTAAAAATTAAGTCtacataaatacagaataaaaggATGCTGCTGTGTTGTTGGGCAGCACTACAAATAGCATTAAAATCAGCTAGATGTCTGATTAATTAAACCTTGTTGTATAATAATTTTGCCTCAGCAAAAAAGTGTATATAAGATTTGTTTGCAactgttttataaaatgatCTATAGCATATAAtatatttagtgtttaaaattatttttaaaaatgttgttttacattttgtaccGCAAATTACCCAGATATTGGGTTTGTGAAATCTGTTAAACACAACTTCTCATCCAAAAGTTGAATCATGCCAATGAACATCTTTCTTCTTGCTTGGAAACATTTCGCTCCTCATCCAAGTAGCTTCTCAAACTGAAGAAGCTGTTTGGATGATACAACTTTCAGGTAACCAagcctggatgactgagaaccttcagAGACACAATTTCTTACATGGAGCAGATTCTGTGGTCCGTCTGATTACAACAGCCTGTGCTCTCTGTGTATTATTTGAAAAGCTCTCAGCAGTTACAGGTTGATTAACAGACATCTGAAGTTGaggatttattatttaatagatTCTGGCTGTAAGCGAGCTGTAAGAGACAACCAGGTTTTCTGTAGTTACTATGGTGTATGCAGATACAGCAGGATCTGAAGTGGTAGAAATCTCACTTTGGCAACTGATCTCTTTTTTCAGCCTGTACCTTCTTCCCGAGCTGTGTCTCCTGCCGCAGCATCCAGCATTTCTCTTTTAGTGTTGTGacagctggggttcagtgtcatgtGGTTCTTTTTCTCCCACAGATCACAACTCTCAAGAGGCTGCAGCTGGTGTTCATTAATAGTAAGATCACATGTAACATATTCCTGAGACGAttttcataaaagaaaacaatggacTAATTTTGCCATTCTTCAACCCAACATTGAAGTTAGTTTTGCACATCACCGGGGGGGTCATATGGTTCAACCTATCCTTGAAATACATTGCCATGTCAATTTATGTACGAGGGGGCAGTTTTAACTATTGTTTATAACATTTAATTATGGTCAATTTTGAATTTTTCCTAAAAAAAGATATGTTCATATCAACAAATAGATAAATTATTATCCCAACTCTcactcaatgacagctggaataggctccaatCCAATAGTATTTTCTATTAAATGTTGTAATGTCTTATAATTCTGTTATTTTACTGACTTAGTACATGGCATTTTTTATTgaatgttgtaatgtttttgtaattatgcTACTTTTCCAGTTGCTTTTAGGGGGACTTTTAGGGACTACAGATGAAAAACAGCATTCTGGCTAACCCTGGCATATATacagaaatgttatttaatatgCACTGTCcctaaaattaataatattaacccaataaaatatatatattattcatCTATCTATCCAAAGACAATACATCAAAtgaaattgacatttttcaaaaaattaaTATTAGCTCAGTTTGAAATTGATGCCATCAACCCATTTTAAAACTGATGGGACAGGGGTAACAAAAGACTGCTACAGcagttataaaaaataaaaaaaacacctagTGGAAAAGGTTGACAGGTCAGTATAATGACTGGGCATAAAGAGCCTCTCGATAAACCCAAGTTGTTGAGAAATAATGATGGGTTGAGGTTCATCacatagaaaaatgtgtgttgagaatgatgtttttcaaaaaaaattgcaaagagtttgGGGATTTCATCATCTACCATACTTATCcctgaacattcagagaatCCAGAGAATCTCCGTACACTACAAATAAGactaaaaacatatatattgaACGGTCATTATCTTTAGGCGCTAAGGTGCCACACCAGCAGCTTTTCCCAAATGCTGGACTGTAGCTTAGTATATTGCACTGTACTTTGAGCAGCAACACAGTTGCAATAGTAGTACGCTGCAATTGTTTCAGTTAAACACTAAGACATGAACAAAAAGGGGGTGGTCTCAGAACTCAGAAGCATCCAGGCTTTATCCTACTGTCAGTATAGTGAAATGAAACACCTCCGTGTTCATGAGTCTTTTATATATTTGAACAGTGACGCCCACCACAGTAGATTTGGAAGAAACAATCATGTGTCCAATTAAAATCATGTGTTCACAGTGTAACTATAAGCTATAATTTAAAGGTGTGGTTATAATTGCTGGACAAACTGTGTTGGAATAACAGACATTTTTTCATTCATAGATCTGTAGTTTTGATTGTTCATAAATATTTGAACAGTTGGCTGTGTGTACCCTCTTTGGTTCATTTACGAGTAAGTAGATAAAAAAGGTTAGTGCAATGTGCATTTGTAGTCTGTTGAGAATAACTTAATATGAACTAATATGAATTAATATGTCCTACTGCAAAAAAATTATCAGATAGAGAACAACAAAGTGACTTTTTCCCATAATTAGGACTCGAGAGAAGACTTTAGCAGAGTAAATACGGTGGTTTGCCATAATTGGCAAAtttctaaaatttaaaaattcaagTTTGCTAAAAAAAGTAAGATCATCCTGGATTATCCTATCCATGAAAGACTTTGGACACATGATGGAACTAAACggaagtaaaacagaaaaataatctaACTAACGGACATatatcaaattttaaaaaggcatgGTGACTTTTAGCATTGAAATGGTGCCTATCTGGTGTATTCATGGTTTCCTGGTCTTGGAATCTGTCATTACATACATATGCATCTAAAAAGACTAACTACCCTTTAACTAATTTCCCCATACCAGTGGACCTGAGGTTGGTCAGAATGGTGGTTCCTAATGGTCAAAAACTTTGGCACAGCTTCACCAGGAACGAAAGCCAGGATTTGGTGGTATCTATGGTTTGAAGTCGTCATTGATGACAAAGAATTTACTCTATGATCATAGGATTATTTAACTGACTCCCTACAACTGCAGgtctatgaataaatataacTGTATATCTACACAGCTCACCCAATAATTCAACAAAAAACTCAAGGGGACAGCCTGCGGACATGTCTCATGTCATATCCATTGGGGTGACGTACTGGACATAgccaaaatgatgaaaacagaGACACTCACCAAACATAGACCTGAAAGCATATGCTTCACAAAGTTACGCACCACCTGTAGCACACAGATTTTCCACCTGATAGAAACTAATATTCAATTCTAATGTtgctgaaaatggaaaaaaatggacTCTTCCTGTCTCCTGATAAGTTTTCATGACACAAGCTCAAATGCAGAAACTCTGATCAATAatgaaagctttgttttattaagaCCTACAGTTTAAACAGATCCAATTATCTGAACTAAAACCAGAGATcagaacaaaaatgacatttaaatggtGTGGTGATTACAGCTACGTTGAATCTGTGATCTATCATAGTGATGCATCACACCAGATCAGCTGTAGCATCCAGTCACTATTTGAGATTTCTAACAATAAGTGGAACTGTTAAGTCCTTTCTACGCACTCCACTGATCAGTAAAAAGGGAGCGAATGTGAAATAAGGCAAATGTGCAAcactctgcttttctgtttcatATAAGAGATAAATTAATCTGTTATCCATAGATTATGGATACATTTCTATTAATGCTGTGTCCTAATGACCCAGTGTGTATGATGCAGAGGAAACTAGTGACGAGGTCCTTTTGAATCTGTGTGTAATACCAGCTCACAAACAAATGGTGGACTAGCTGACTGCTCTGACCTCTGAAGCCTTTTGCTGGAGGCCATCCAGGCTTTCTATGGCTactacaccgatcagccacaacaataataccactaggctgtttttttgttgcggTCAGCATGGGGACTGACTGGTCTGCTGCTGAGATTTTGAAGAACCTAGTAGTTGAAGTACCCAGGCGCTTGtggaaattttaaaatacatgtttttaaatgagcatctaaaacatttaattaaccCAATACAAGAGATGCAATACTGTGGATGTCACTGGCTTGGAATCATACACCGATTATTcgagaaaaatattttaaaaagcagcttgttcctctctctctgaACATCTGGTAAGtgaaacattcaaaaaaaaCCACAGCCACACCAAGAAGTATGTCTCAACAGTCACATGTCTCCACTTAAGAACCACGAATCTTTGTCTTTCATCCAACTCGTACCAATAAGGACAAGTCCACAGTGTCTGTACCTTGTATTACCTGTGCAAACAGAAGCTCCCACTGAAACACCAGTGGAGACTCTAGTACCTGGGATGCTCTCCCGCTCACCCCTAGTCCCACTTGTAACAATTTTATTAACAGGCACTGGTCAGATGGGGGTGTTGGGCAAATGCCCATTCGAGCCTGTAAGTGCACCGTTACAAACTAATCCACTGGCCTGTCCACTGTGCAGGGCTTGTCCATTGCGTTTGCTGAGAAACTGGTTCCCCCTGAGGGCCTCCTGCTCCACAGGGGTTATTCTGTCAGAGTCTCTGGTTGGAGTCGCTGGCTGCGGGGCAGTTCGGCGGTGGCAGTGTTGTCTGAGAACGTACAGAAGCAAAGTGATGAGCAGACTGAGACACATCAGCAGTAGGACTGACACAACCACCAACTCTTTTAGATAGCAGGCACCTCGAGCCAACAGCTGCGGCTCCACCTCCCTAAATTCTGCCTCTTTTTGATCAGATTTGTAGGTCCACAGGGTCACATTTTTACTCAGCTGTCTGGTAGTGACCTGAGTGTCCCTGCTGGACTGTGTGGGCTCagtctctctttgtgtttttgctgtcattttAGTCCCCACAGACGTGTGCAGTCCAGATGCAGATCTTGGCACAGCCTGTGTGGTGGGATTGGGCTGTGTCTGAAGCTGGGTATTGCTGACTGGAGCACTGGGAGCATTGCTCCTTTGTTTGACTTGA
The nucleotide sequence above comes from Channa argus isolate prfri chromosome 1, Channa argus male v1.0, whole genome shotgun sequence. Encoded proteins:
- the LOC137129912 gene encoding membrane-spanning 4-domains subfamily A member 6B-like isoform X1; amino-acid sequence: MAHNDKDPMPELGTLSPHQLQSHLKMEPKTLGAIQIVIGALILCLSASMLQIHEVHFTGDVALFLIVVVQVTLSGSVLVHSGRRPTLFWVKCVLVLHLISAAFATAALGLMSKHLPYRQDSYHCEHCRRLELHAVQHCFRKCTGLVEQKCKLLIDGILGTLVIFLVLELLICITAMLFGLSVLAANRHKPSSQRPVYPQSRPPPAPAVQAVHAAPAAAGPSQQVTVVVAEPDSEQIEESPTPPTEPQVEPMEASTAEP
- the LOC137129912 gene encoding membrane-spanning 4-domains subfamily A member 15-like isoform X3; this encodes MAHNDKDPMPELGTLSPHQLQSHLKMEPKTLGAIQIVIGALILCLSASMLQIHEVHFTGDVALFLIVVVQVTLSGSVLVHSGRRPTLFWVKCVLVLHLISAAFATAALGLMSKHLPYRQDSYHCEHCRRLELHAVLLIDGILGTLVIFLVLELLICITAMLFGLSVLAANRHKPSSQRPVYPQSRPPPAPAVQAVHAAPAAAGPSQQVTVVVAEPDSEQIEESPTPPTEPQVEPMEASTAEP
- the LOC137129912 gene encoding membrane-spanning 4-domains subfamily A member 6B-like isoform X2, which translates into the protein MAHNDKDPMPELGTLSPHQLQSHLKMEPKTLGAIQIVIGALILCLSASMLQIHEVHFTGDVALFLIVVVQVTLSGSVLVHSGRRPTLFWVKCVLVLHLISAAFATAALGLMSKHLPYRQDSYHCEHCRRLELHAVQHCFRKCTGLVEQKCKLLIDGILGTLVIFLVLELLICITAMLFGLSVLAANRHKPSSQRPVYPQSRPPPAPAVQAVHAAPAAAGPSQVTVVVAEPDSEQIEESPTPPTEPQVEPMEASTAEP